In Candidatus Methylomirabilota bacterium, one DNA window encodes the following:
- the recO gene encoding DNA repair protein RecO has product MALFRTRAVVVSRRALGEQDRLVEFYSRDHGKVRGVAKWARRPRSRFVAALEPLTLGELVFFDTGRSELVRVDHFDIVHPFMAVREDLGRLGRGAWMCESLSRLSADRDPHPALFGLLVRSLRGLEGAPAPERVALCFAARALDLLGHRPRLDRCLECGRPFPFPGATLDTEAGGLVCGACGAGEQALPISGAAVTALVRLRAMRWEESLTLALRREVERELSETLDGVLTRLIGAPSRSLRFLGQTRRGLAGVAEPPSGPRRT; this is encoded by the coding sequence ATGGCGCTCTTCCGGACACGGGCGGTGGTGGTAAGCCGGCGGGCGCTCGGGGAGCAGGATCGGCTCGTCGAGTTCTACTCGCGCGATCACGGCAAGGTCCGCGGGGTGGCGAAGTGGGCGCGGCGGCCACGGTCGCGCTTCGTCGCCGCGCTCGAGCCGCTCACCCTCGGCGAGCTGGTCTTCTTCGATACCGGGCGCAGCGAGCTCGTCCGGGTCGATCACTTCGACATCGTCCACCCCTTCATGGCCGTCCGCGAGGACCTCGGCCGCCTCGGGCGCGGCGCCTGGATGTGCGAGTCGCTGAGCCGGCTCTCCGCCGACCGGGATCCGCATCCCGCGCTGTTCGGCCTCCTCGTCCGGAGCCTGCGGGGCCTGGAGGGGGCGCCGGCGCCCGAGCGGGTGGCCCTCTGCTTCGCGGCGCGCGCGCTCGATCTCCTCGGCCATCGCCCGCGGCTGGACCGGTGCCTCGAGTGCGGCCGTCCATTTCCCTTCCCCGGCGCGACGCTGGACACCGAGGCGGGCGGCCTCGTGTGCGGCGCGTGCGGGGCGGGCGAGCAGGCCCTGCCCATCTCCGGGGCCGCGGTGACGGCGCTCGTGCGCCTGCGCGCGATGCGCTGGGAGGAGAGCCTGACGCTCGCCCTCCGGCGGGAGGTCGAGCGCGAGCTGAGCGAGACGCTCGATGGCGTGCTCACGCGGCTGATCGGCGCGCCCTCTCGCTCGCTGCGCTTCCTCGGCCAGACGCGGCGCGGGCTCGCGGGCGTGGCCGAGCCGCCGTCCGGCCCGCGTCGCACGTGA